The Verrucomicrobiota bacterium genome includes a region encoding these proteins:
- a CDS encoding PIN domain-containing protein, which translates to MPSTPTEALLDVNVIIASVFADHMMHGAARSFVERLERFHTTPMTQGGFLRFATRPWRNERKEEQPPRLTMAEAQAKLREFTAADGHVFLPDDAPFTEVGLRSMQGHRQWTDAYLLHLARTHGLALASLEKRMANLDDPVKPLLFVVD; encoded by the coding sequence ATGCCCTCGACGCCGACTGAGGCACTGCTGGATGTGAACGTGATCATCGCGTCGGTCTTCGCCGACCACATGATGCACGGAGCGGCGAGGAGTTTCGTGGAGAGGTTGGAACGTTTTCACACGACACCGATGACCCAAGGCGGCTTCCTGCGTTTCGCGACGCGTCCGTGGAGAAACGAGCGCAAAGAGGAACAACCGCCCCGGCTGACGATGGCGGAGGCACAGGCGAAGTTGCGCGAATTCACCGCAGCCGATGGGCATGTTTTCCTGCCCGATGATGCGCCGTTCACCGAAGTTGGCTTGCGTTCCATGCAGGGCCATCGGCAGTGGACGGATGCTTACTTGCTGCATCTTGCCCGCACACATGGACTGGCGCTGGCTTCACTGGAAAAGCGCATGGCCAATCTGGACGATCCGGTCAAGCCACTACTTTTCGTGGTGGACTAA
- a CDS encoding type II toxin-antitoxin system RelE/ParE family toxin, which yields MIASFACRKTERLWQRRRDHGLPPQIERVALRKLTQLDRSRELRDLRLPPGNHLEALKSDRAGQHSIRVNDQWRLCFRWQGEDAHDVEIVDYH from the coding sequence GTGATTGCCAGTTTCGCCTGCCGGAAGACTGAGCGGTTGTGGCAGCGGCGGCGTGACCACGGTTTGCCGCCACAAATCGAGCGCGTGGCGCTCCGCAAGCTCACCCAGCTTGACCGCTCGCGGGAGTTGCGTGATTTGCGGCTGCCGCCCGGCAACCACCTGGAAGCCTTGAAAAGCGACCGCGCCGGACAGCACAGCATCCGCGTCAACGATCAGTGGCGCCTTTGCTTCCGCTGGCAGGGCGAGGACGCGCACGATGTTGAAATTGTTGATTACCACTGA
- a CDS encoding HigA family addiction module antidote protein: protein MNTKKIPPVHPGEILLHDFLEPLGLSQSALADAIGVTPMRVSQIVRGQRSITADTALRLSRYFGTRPGWWLDLQTHFDLETAGDELEARIARTVKPCKLRPTPEPVPV from the coding sequence ATGAATACCAAAAAAATCCCGCCGGTGCATCCGGGCGAAATCCTGTTGCACGACTTCCTTGAACCGCTGGGCTTGAGCCAGAGCGCGCTGGCCGACGCCATCGGCGTCACACCCATGCGCGTGAGCCAGATTGTGCGCGGCCAGCGCTCGATCACGGCGGACACCGCCTTGCGCCTCTCCCGTTATTTCGGCACGCGGCCCGGCTGGTGGCTCGACTTGCAAACGCATTTTGATCTTGAAACCGCCGGTGACGAACTCGAAGCCCGCATCGCCCGCACCGTTAAACCTTGCAAGCTCCGGCCCACTCCTGAACCAGTCCCCGTGTGA
- a CDS encoding nucleotidyltransferase has protein sequence MNIANCFLKLIPRIQPTPAEIALAQQHIATIRVRLNSTFKLSKVLVGGSFSRGTLIRGASDVDLFAVIARSEATWGNRYESSETILNHFRTELARRLPNTPVGRDVHAVVVPFSQGPSVDVVPAIFDQMINGRPQYLIPDGDGEWMPTSPERHNLYIQNANERSGGKLKRVAQILKFWRQCSSTRLAMSSFHIEMLLASSGICIGVKSYAAFITSVLRNLAERECRALQDPVGIAGLIPLVKTENQLENALASVKYARNHANEACVADYAGDSDEAWQRWNTVFNGNFPR, from the coding sequence ATGAATATAGCAAATTGCTTTTTGAAGTTGATTCCGCGAATCCAGCCGACCCCGGCTGAGATTGCGCTCGCACAACAGCATATCGCTACAATCAGGGTCCGACTGAACTCCACATTCAAGTTGAGCAAAGTTTTGGTTGGAGGCAGTTTTTCACGAGGCACACTCATCCGGGGAGCAAGCGACGTTGACCTTTTCGCTGTAATCGCCCGAAGCGAGGCAACATGGGGGAACAGATACGAAAGTTCAGAAACAATTCTTAACCACTTCAGGACTGAACTGGCTCGCCGGTTGCCGAATACACCTGTTGGCCGAGATGTTCACGCTGTAGTTGTGCCATTCTCGCAAGGACCAAGTGTGGATGTCGTCCCCGCTATTTTCGACCAGATGATCAATGGCCGGCCACAATACCTGATTCCAGATGGTGATGGTGAATGGATGCCGACCAGCCCGGAAAGGCATAATCTTTACATCCAGAATGCAAACGAGCGAAGCGGTGGAAAACTGAAGCGCGTAGCCCAAATTCTAAAGTTTTGGCGGCAGTGCAGTTCAACCCGGTTAGCGATGTCCTCGTTTCACATTGAAATGCTTTTGGCTTCAAGTGGAATTTGTATTGGCGTAAAGAGCTATGCTGCTTTCATAACGAGTGTGCTTCGCAATCTTGCCGAACGAGAATGTCGCGCGCTCCAAGACCCGGTTGGCATCGCCGGGCTAATTCCTTTGGTGAAGACAGAAAATCAGCTTGAAAACGCTCTCGCTTCTGTGAAATACGCTCGCAATCATGCCAACGAAGCTTGTGTGGCCGATTATGCCGGAGATTCAGATGAGGCGTGGCAGCGATGGAACACCGTGTTCAATGGAAATTTCCCGCGATGA
- a CDS encoding DUF362 domain-containing protein, with product MSRNAPVNAAQLCWAWWVLCLSLPLRAAEQAPEKVPSAPSALVSARVVIVQDPEATDAFRPRPEKVQALVDRAITNLTGKTSATAAWRSLVSTQDVIGIKVFAGPGPNSGTRPAVVAAVVQGLLQSGLPARQIIVWDKHSEDLRLAGFFDLAERYGIRVAGGADAGYDEKTFYETAFIGNLVWGDLEFGKKGDGIGRKSFVSKLVSREITKIINVTPLLNHNNAGVSGHLYSLAVGSVDNTLRFETDDERLAAAVPEIYALRMLGDRVVLNITDALICQYQGGERGLLHYSAILNQLRFSRDPVALDVLSIQELDHQREAAGVTAVKNNLELYHNATLLEIGVSDLPKINVERLR from the coding sequence GTGTCAAGAAACGCACCGGTCAACGCGGCCCAATTATGTTGGGCGTGGTGGGTGCTCTGTTTGAGCCTGCCGCTGAGGGCAGCCGAACAAGCGCCGGAAAAGGTTCCATCCGCGCCGAGCGCGCTCGTGTCGGCACGAGTCGTGATCGTCCAGGACCCGGAAGCCACCGATGCGTTTCGTCCCCGTCCGGAAAAAGTCCAAGCCCTCGTTGATCGGGCCATCACCAATCTGACGGGGAAAACGAGTGCCACCGCGGCCTGGCGCAGTCTGGTCTCCACGCAGGATGTCATTGGCATCAAGGTCTTCGCCGGCCCCGGCCCCAACAGCGGCACGCGCCCGGCCGTCGTGGCCGCCGTCGTGCAAGGTCTGTTGCAGAGCGGCCTCCCCGCCAGACAAATCATCGTCTGGGACAAACATTCGGAGGACTTGCGGCTCGCCGGATTCTTCGACCTGGCCGAGCGTTACGGCATTCGCGTGGCCGGCGGCGCGGACGCGGGCTACGATGAAAAAACTTTTTACGAGACCGCGTTCATCGGAAATCTGGTCTGGGGCGATCTGGAGTTCGGGAAAAAAGGCGACGGCATCGGGCGCAAATCATTTGTGTCCAAACTGGTCAGCCGCGAAATCACCAAAATCATCAATGTCACACCGCTGTTGAATCACAATAACGCCGGCGTGTCCGGCCATCTCTACAGCCTGGCGGTCGGCAGCGTGGATAACACGCTGCGCTTCGAGACGGACGATGAACGGCTGGCCGCCGCCGTGCCGGAGATTTATGCCCTGCGAATGCTCGGTGACCGCGTGGTGCTGAACATCACCGATGCTTTGATCTGCCAGTATCAAGGCGGCGAACGCGGCCTGCTGCATTACTCCGCCATCCTGAATCAACTCCGTTTCAGCCGCGACCCGGTGGCGCTGGATGTCCTTTCAATTCAGGAACTCGACCACCAGCGCGAGGCCGCCGGGGTTACCGCCGTCAAAAACAATCTGGAACTGTATCACAACGCCACCCTGCTGGAAATCGGCGTGAGTGATTTGCCCAAGATCAACGTGGAACGCTTGCGCTAG